One window of Botrimarina mediterranea genomic DNA carries:
- a CDS encoding DUF1553 domain-containing protein: MKTQKFTLIALLAISCTIAEGTEEGVTPEQSTTRFVELSLYPPQVTLGHAGDYQGMVAVATQADGVTIDVTDLAKWRVGVEHGEKDALSVEEGVVRAASDGVARVGVEFAGLRAEADVHAQGTAKEKPVSFRHDVMPILMRTGCNSGGCHGSSRGKDGFRMSLFGFDPAGDYHRLTREQVNRRLNLAMPEESLLLTKAVASVTHTGGKRFDEDSDYYAKLHDWIAAGARNDLEGAPTVTGVAIYPPKAAIGAGGQMQRFVVVADYSDGTSRDVTSLVVFQSSNESSAAIDAAGLVTSDRRGETFVTARFDTHTVGSQVLVLPTDEPFEPRPETPANYIDELVSAKLRTLRVHPSDLASDNEFLRRVTIDIAGRLPTVAEVEAFTANEDPAKRTAKIDELLKDPGFAQVWGLKWAELLLVRTLPNRVEYKPMFLYSQWLTEQIDSGRPLDDMFGDLLAASGSSFTTPQVNFYQIEPDPKKIAENVAQTFLGTRLQCAQCHNHPFDRWTMDDYYAFTAFFTQIGRKTGEDYREVFVFNSGGGESKHPVDGRVMKPKFLGGAEADVKGRDRREALAEWVTSPENPWFAPSVANRVWAHFFGVGIVEPLDDIRVSNPPSNPELFDELGEKLIEYDYDLRRLVRDITTSRAYQRSCEPNESNAGDTRNFARSHARRMPAETMLDCLSQATGAPEKLPGLPLGSRATQIADGNSGNYFLTTFGRSRRESVCACEAKTDPTLSQALHLLNGATVAGKIDSGKLIEGWLEAGKTPVEVIDAIYRSALGRPATEEERAELTPLLGDDPKPIEPLRDIFWAVLNSREFAFNH, translated from the coding sequence ATGAAGACCCAGAAATTTACGCTGATCGCGTTACTGGCAATCAGTTGCACGATCGCCGAGGGGACCGAAGAGGGCGTCACGCCCGAGCAATCCACCACGCGCTTCGTCGAGCTCAGCCTCTACCCGCCGCAGGTGACGCTCGGCCACGCCGGTGACTACCAAGGCATGGTCGCGGTCGCGACGCAGGCCGACGGCGTGACGATCGACGTCACCGACCTTGCCAAGTGGCGCGTCGGCGTCGAGCACGGTGAGAAAGACGCCTTAAGCGTCGAAGAGGGCGTCGTCCGCGCGGCGAGCGACGGCGTCGCTCGTGTCGGCGTCGAGTTCGCCGGCCTCCGTGCCGAAGCTGACGTGCACGCCCAAGGGACCGCGAAAGAGAAGCCCGTCAGCTTCCGTCACGACGTGATGCCGATCCTCATGCGCACCGGGTGCAATTCGGGCGGCTGCCACGGCTCGTCGCGCGGCAAGGACGGCTTCCGGATGTCGCTGTTCGGATTTGACCCGGCGGGCGATTACCACCGACTGACGCGCGAGCAGGTCAATCGCAGACTCAACCTTGCGATGCCCGAAGAAAGCCTGTTGCTCACCAAGGCCGTCGCCAGCGTCACCCACACCGGCGGCAAGCGGTTCGACGAGGACAGCGACTATTACGCCAAGCTCCACGACTGGATCGCCGCCGGCGCCCGCAACGACCTTGAAGGAGCACCAACGGTGACGGGCGTCGCCATCTACCCGCCGAAGGCGGCCATCGGCGCCGGTGGTCAGATGCAGCGCTTCGTTGTTGTCGCCGATTATTCGGACGGGACCTCGCGCGACGTGACGAGCCTTGTCGTCTTCCAGTCGAGCAACGAGTCGTCGGCCGCCATCGACGCCGCGGGCCTCGTCACCTCCGACCGCCGCGGCGAGACGTTCGTCACCGCCCGCTTCGACACGCACACCGTGGGCAGCCAGGTGCTCGTGCTGCCGACCGACGAGCCGTTCGAGCCCAGGCCGGAGACGCCCGCCAATTACATCGACGAGCTGGTCAGCGCGAAGCTCCGCACGCTCCGCGTCCACCCCAGCGACCTCGCTAGCGACAACGAGTTTCTCCGCCGCGTCACGATCGACATCGCCGGGCGCCTGCCGACCGTCGCCGAGGTCGAGGCGTTCACCGCTAATGAGGACCCGGCCAAGCGCACTGCGAAAATCGACGAGTTGCTCAAGGACCCGGGCTTCGCCCAGGTGTGGGGCCTCAAGTGGGCCGAGCTGCTGCTCGTGCGGACGCTCCCCAACCGCGTCGAGTACAAGCCGATGTTCTTGTACTCACAGTGGCTCACCGAGCAGATCGACTCGGGCCGGCCGCTCGACGACATGTTCGGCGACCTGCTCGCGGCGAGCGGCAGCTCGTTCACGACGCCGCAGGTCAACTTCTATCAGATCGAGCCCGACCCCAAGAAGATCGCCGAGAACGTCGCCCAGACCTTCCTCGGCACCCGGCTCCAGTGTGCCCAGTGCCACAACCATCCGTTCGACCGCTGGACGATGGACGACTACTACGCGTTCACCGCGTTCTTCACGCAGATCGGCCGCAAGACGGGGGAGGACTACCGCGAGGTGTTCGTCTTCAATTCGGGTGGCGGCGAGTCGAAGCACCCGGTTGATGGCCGGGTGATGAAGCCGAAGTTCCTCGGCGGCGCCGAGGCCGACGTGAAGGGCCGCGACCGCCGCGAGGCGCTCGCGGAGTGGGTTACGTCGCCGGAGAACCCGTGGTTCGCCCCGAGCGTCGCCAACCGCGTCTGGGCGCACTTCTTCGGCGTCGGAATCGTCGAGCCGCTCGACGATATCCGCGTCAGCAACCCGCCGAGCAACCCCGAGTTGTTCGACGAACTGGGCGAGAAACTGATCGAGTACGACTATGACCTACGGCGTCTGGTGCGTGACATAACCACCTCGAGGGCTTACCAGCGTTCGTGCGAGCCAAACGAGTCGAACGCCGGCGACACGCGCAACTTCGCCCGCTCGCACGCCCGCCGAATGCCGGCCGAGACGATGCTCGACTGCCTCAGCCAGGCGACCGGCGCGCCGGAGAAACTGCCGGGTCTTCCGCTCGGGTCTCGCGCGACACAGATCGCCGACGGCAACAGTGGCAACTACTTCCTGACGACCTTCGGGCGCTCACGCCGGGAGTCGGTCTGCGCCTGCGAGGCCAAGACCGACCCGACGCTGTCGCAAGCCCTGCACCTGCTGAACGGCGCGACGGTCGCCGGCAAGATCGACAGCGGCAAGCTTATCGAGGGATGGCTCGAGGCCGGCAAGACGCCCGTCGAAGTCATCGACGCCATTTATCGCAGCGCTCTAGGCCGCCCCGCGACCGAAGAAGAGCGCGCCGAGCTAACGCCGCTCCTCGGCGATGACCCCAAACCGATCGAACCCTTGCGCGACATCTTCTGGGCGGTGCTCAACTCCCGCGAATTCGCTTTCAACCACTAA
- a CDS encoding PPC domain-containing protein — protein MLLQRLSPAILGMLCFAGAIADAAQPRINQLAPQGVRRGAEVTVKLLGPRVGAEPQEILFDAPGLSVVKLEPADGNTLQATLKVAEDSPLGRHAIRLRTATGVSNLVTLHVGALESVDEVEPNSTIAEAQAIPLGRTVHGVIKVEDDDYFAVELKEGQRLSVEVEGIRLGRTFFDPCLELLDAAGKTVAASDDEAAAYQDAFLSYIAPAAGRYLVRLRESAYQGNDASTYLLHIGDFPRPAAAYPPAVVAGQASEVTLIGDPKGDFKQTVTAPGELKGDSELHAADDAGVAPSSLPMKVVAAPPVLEAEPNNDRKKPTRMTTPGAAAGVIGAEGDRDHFVITMKKGEVLDLRVRARELRSGLDPVLRVFDAKGKRLAGADDEGRFPDSYIRFTAPDDGDYTLQIEDRTRRGDPSFVYLVDATPRVAAVEITLDERQRFEATTIEVPQGGRCAVLLTVNRKDVGGEMQVAFDSLPPGITAECSPLPADYNQLPVVFSAASDAPLAGTLTSVTASFTQPENQPPLETRFRQQTWMVRGRNNVSVWSHYANHAAVAVTKRLPFTITVDQPQAPLVRDGNMVLRVHARRDEGFDQAIRVYTLHHTPGVSTNRSLSIPQGQNDVDIPVTANGQARTGAWPTVVVADTGVRGRVFASSPFVTLNVAEAYFDLSVPTVTTKQGEPVEMTVALSHRTPFEGNATLELVGLPPGVTADPVEVAAGAESAKFAINVPLDARIGPNPGVGVRVRLMVKGEQVEYRHGYAEFRIDPAPTKTAKQTASAGGQKS, from the coding sequence GTGCTCCTCCAGAGATTATCGCCGGCAATCCTCGGCATGCTGTGCTTCGCCGGCGCCATCGCCGACGCGGCACAGCCTCGCATCAATCAGCTCGCGCCCCAAGGCGTCCGCCGTGGCGCGGAGGTGACGGTCAAGCTGCTCGGCCCGCGCGTCGGCGCCGAGCCGCAAGAGATACTCTTCGACGCGCCCGGCCTGAGCGTCGTGAAGCTCGAGCCCGCCGACGGCAACACGCTGCAAGCCACCCTTAAGGTCGCCGAGGACTCGCCGCTCGGCCGCCACGCGATCCGTTTGCGCACAGCGACGGGCGTCAGCAACCTCGTGACGCTCCATGTCGGCGCCCTCGAGAGCGTCGATGAGGTGGAGCCCAACAGCACCATCGCCGAAGCCCAAGCGATCCCGCTCGGCCGTACGGTCCACGGCGTCATCAAAGTCGAGGACGACGATTACTTTGCGGTCGAACTAAAAGAGGGGCAGCGACTCTCGGTCGAGGTCGAAGGCATCCGCCTTGGCCGCACGTTCTTCGATCCGTGCCTCGAATTGCTCGACGCGGCGGGCAAGACGGTCGCCGCCAGCGACGACGAAGCCGCCGCTTATCAGGACGCCTTCCTTTCCTACATCGCGCCGGCTGCCGGGCGGTACCTCGTGCGGCTGCGTGAGTCGGCGTACCAGGGCAACGACGCTTCGACCTATCTGCTGCATATCGGCGATTTCCCCCGTCCAGCGGCGGCCTACCCGCCCGCGGTCGTCGCCGGTCAAGCGAGCGAGGTCACGCTCATTGGCGACCCCAAGGGTGACTTCAAGCAGACCGTCACGGCGCCGGGAGAGTTGAAGGGCGACTCCGAACTCCACGCCGCCGATGACGCGGGCGTCGCCCCGTCGTCATTGCCAATGAAAGTCGTCGCCGCGCCGCCGGTGCTTGAAGCCGAGCCCAACAACGACCGTAAAAAGCCGACCCGCATGACCACGCCCGGCGCCGCCGCGGGGGTGATCGGCGCGGAGGGGGACCGTGACCACTTTGTCATCACGATGAAGAAGGGCGAGGTGCTCGACCTCCGAGTCCGGGCCAGAGAGCTGCGCTCGGGCCTCGACCCCGTGCTGCGTGTGTTCGACGCCAAGGGCAAACGCCTCGCCGGCGCCGATGATGAAGGCCGGTTTCCCGACAGCTACATTCGTTTCACCGCTCCCGACGATGGCGACTACACGCTGCAGATCGAGGATCGCACGCGGCGCGGTGATCCGTCGTTCGTTTATCTCGTCGACGCGACGCCGCGCGTCGCCGCGGTTGAAATCACTCTCGATGAACGACAAAGGTTCGAAGCGACCACGATCGAAGTCCCACAGGGCGGCCGCTGCGCGGTGCTGCTCACCGTCAATCGCAAGGACGTGGGCGGCGAGATGCAGGTCGCGTTCGACTCGCTCCCGCCGGGGATAACCGCGGAGTGCTCGCCACTGCCGGCCGATTACAACCAGTTGCCGGTCGTGTTCAGCGCCGCGTCCGACGCGCCACTCGCCGGCACGCTCACGTCCGTGACAGCGAGCTTCACCCAGCCGGAGAATCAGCCGCCGCTCGAGACCCGCTTTCGCCAGCAGACTTGGATGGTCCGCGGCCGCAACAACGTCTCGGTGTGGAGCCACTACGCCAATCACGCCGCGGTCGCGGTAACGAAGAGGCTGCCTTTCACGATCACCGTCGATCAACCGCAGGCGCCGCTCGTCCGCGACGGCAACATGGTCCTCAGGGTCCACGCCCGGCGCGATGAGGGTTTCGACCAAGCGATCCGCGTCTACACGCTGCACCACACGCCGGGCGTCTCGACCAACCGCTCGCTCTCGATCCCCCAGGGCCAGAACGACGTTGATATCCCAGTGACCGCCAATGGTCAGGCCCGCACTGGAGCGTGGCCCACCGTCGTCGTCGCCGACACAGGCGTCCGCGGCCGCGTCTTCGCGTCGTCGCCGTTCGTCACGCTCAATGTCGCCGAGGCCTACTTTGATCTTTCGGTTCCGACGGTCACGACCAAGCAAGGCGAGCCGGTCGAGATGACCGTCGCCCTGTCGCACCGTACGCCGTTCGAAGGCAACGCGACGCTCGAACTCGTCGGCCTCCCGCCGGGCGTCACCGCGGACCCCGTCGAAGTCGCCGCCGGCGCCGAGTCGGCGAAATTCGCCATCAACGTGCCGCTCGACGCCCGCATCGGCCCCAACCCGGGCGTCGGCGTCCGTGTGCGACTGATGGTGAAGGGCGAGCAAGTCGAGTATCGCCACGGTTACGCCGAGTTCCGCATCGACCCCGCGCCGACCAAGACCGCTAAGCAAACCGCGAGCGCTGGAGGGCAGAAGTCATGA
- a CDS encoding DUF1501 domain-containing protein, translating to MPVPKPTRRGFLAAGAVTGLGLSLGDFFALQSAQAATNSYTPPPVRAKSVIHIFLEGGVSAQETWDPKPDAPIEYRGELGSVATNLPGVRFSELLGRTAGLADKLTVIRSMTHGEAAHERGQHNMLTGYRPSPALVYPSYGSVVSHEFGPRKDLPAYISIPGQVTDYGGSGYLSTAFAPFSVGDDPANPNFAVRDLNLPGNVSDERYHRRRKALEIVNRPFTEEAASDAVAAMDAFYQRAFELIGSQSAREAFNLQKEDNAIRDRYGRHQAGQRMLLARRLVEAGARFVTLSYGGWDHHQNITGNMRNLLPAFDQGFSTLVADLDERGLLDDTLVVVSSEFGRTPKINADAGRDHWSKVFSVVLAGGGMKRGAVIGSSGPTASEPEATPITPEDLATTVFHQLGIDATKELMAPGDRPIEIVDGGRVRKELIA from the coding sequence ATGCCCGTCCCGAAACCCACCCGCCGCGGTTTCCTTGCCGCCGGTGCCGTGACTGGACTTGGACTCTCGCTCGGCGACTTCTTCGCCCTGCAATCGGCTCAGGCCGCGACCAACAGCTACACGCCCCCGCCGGTTCGGGCCAAGAGCGTCATTCACATCTTCTTAGAGGGCGGCGTCTCCGCCCAAGAGACCTGGGACCCGAAGCCCGACGCCCCCATCGAGTATCGGGGAGAGCTTGGTTCGGTGGCGACCAACCTACCCGGTGTCCGCTTCAGTGAATTGCTCGGGCGCACCGCGGGCCTTGCCGACAAGCTGACGGTCATCCGCTCGATGACCCACGGCGAAGCCGCCCACGAACGCGGCCAGCACAACATGCTGACCGGCTACCGGCCCAGCCCGGCGCTGGTCTACCCGAGCTACGGCAGCGTCGTGAGCCACGAGTTTGGCCCGCGGAAGGACCTGCCGGCTTATATCAGCATTCCCGGTCAGGTCACCGATTACGGCGGCTCGGGTTACCTGAGCACGGCGTTCGCCCCGTTCAGCGTGGGTGACGACCCGGCGAATCCCAACTTCGCCGTCCGCGACCTCAACCTCCCCGGCAACGTCAGCGACGAGCGCTACCACCGCCGCCGCAAGGCGCTGGAGATCGTCAATCGTCCGTTTACCGAGGAGGCCGCGTCCGACGCCGTCGCGGCGATGGACGCCTTCTACCAACGTGCCTTCGAGCTGATCGGTTCGCAGAGCGCCCGCGAAGCCTTCAACCTCCAGAAAGAAGACAACGCGATCCGTGATCGCTACGGCCGCCACCAGGCCGGGCAGCGGATGCTGCTCGCCCGCCGGCTCGTGGAAGCAGGCGCGCGGTTCGTGACACTCTCCTACGGCGGCTGGGACCACCACCAGAACATCACCGGCAACATGCGCAACCTGCTGCCGGCGTTCGATCAGGGGTTCTCGACGCTCGTCGCCGACCTCGACGAGCGTGGCCTCCTAGACGATACCCTGGTGGTCGTCTCCAGCGAGTTCGGCCGCACGCCGAAGATCAACGCCGACGCCGGTCGCGACCACTGGTCGAAGGTCTTTAGTGTCGTGCTCGCCGGCGGCGGTATGAAGCGCGGCGCAGTGATCGGTTCATCCGGGCCGACCGCCTCGGAGCCCGAGGCCACGCCGATCACGCCCGAAGACCTGGCGACGACGGTCTTCCACCAGCTCGGCATCGACGCCACGAAGGAGCTAATGGCGCCGGGCGACCGGCCCATCGAGATCGTCGATGGTGGTCGCGTCCGCAAGGAATTGATCGCGTAG
- a CDS encoding circularly permuted type 2 ATP-grasp protein — protein sequence MYSTDSFDEMFASADVPRDPCRAFVERLGGVTLDELRNRQIAAELHLSNMGITFNVYGHEAGVEKVWPFDVLPRIIGYDEWARVEAGLRQRVKALNLFIDDIYNDQKIIADGVVPEHLIQTASSYRPELRGFSPTNKAWCHISGVDLVRDRDGVFYVLEDNLRCPSGVSYVLENREIMKRTFSTIFQGMAVTPVEQYPEQLLRTLLDSAPPGVESPLAVVLTPGVYNSAYFEHTFLAQQMGVELVQGVDLTVIDDVVYMRTTRGLRRIDVIYRRIDDDFLDPECFREDSVLGVRGLMRACRAGNVTLANAPGTGVADDKAVYAYVPDIIRYYLSEEPILANVPTYVCWDEQQREHVLANLDKLVVKPTNESGGYGIVLGPRASKEDLEKCAERIRANPREHIAQPMLDLSTAPTLTSDGLEPRHVDLRPFVLAGKEIYVMPGGLTRVALVQGSMIVNSSQGGGSKDTWVLRDPAGTDSWKALTSHINGSAASA from the coding sequence ATGTACAGCACCGACTCGTTCGACGAGATGTTCGCTTCGGCAGACGTTCCCCGCGACCCCTGCCGGGCGTTCGTCGAACGGCTCGGCGGCGTCACGCTCGACGAGCTCCGCAATCGCCAGATCGCCGCGGAGCTGCACCTCAGCAACATGGGCATCACCTTCAACGTGTACGGCCACGAGGCCGGGGTCGAGAAGGTCTGGCCGTTCGACGTGTTGCCGCGGATCATCGGCTATGACGAGTGGGCCCGTGTCGAGGCGGGGCTTCGTCAACGCGTCAAAGCGCTAAACCTGTTCATCGACGACATCTACAACGACCAGAAGATCATCGCCGACGGGGTCGTCCCCGAGCACCTGATCCAGACCGCGTCTTCCTACCGCCCCGAGCTACGCGGCTTTAGCCCGACGAACAAGGCGTGGTGCCACATCAGCGGCGTGGACCTCGTCCGCGACCGCGACGGCGTGTTCTACGTGCTGGAGGACAACCTGCGCTGTCCTTCGGGCGTGTCGTATGTGCTCGAGAACCGTGAGATCATGAAGCGGACGTTCTCGACCATCTTCCAGGGGATGGCCGTGACGCCGGTGGAGCAGTACCCCGAGCAACTGCTGCGGACGCTGCTGGACAGCGCCCCGCCCGGGGTGGAGTCGCCCCTGGCGGTAGTCCTGACACCCGGAGTCTACAACTCGGCCTACTTCGAGCACACGTTCCTCGCCCAGCAGATGGGCGTCGAGCTGGTGCAGGGCGTGGACCTCACGGTCATCGATGACGTGGTCTACATGCGCACCACGCGCGGCCTGCGACGCATCGATGTGATCTACCGGCGGATCGATGACGACTTCCTCGACCCCGAGTGCTTCCGCGAAGACTCGGTGCTCGGCGTCCGCGGCCTAATGCGGGCTTGTCGGGCCGGCAACGTGACGCTCGCCAACGCCCCGGGCACGGGCGTCGCCGACGACAAGGCGGTCTACGCTTATGTCCCCGACATCATCCGCTACTACCTGAGCGAAGAGCCGATCCTCGCCAACGTGCCCACCTATGTTTGTTGGGATGAACAACAGCGCGAACACGTGCTGGCCAACCTCGACAAGCTGGTGGTGAAACCGACCAACGAGTCGGGAGGTTACGGCATCGTCCTGGGACCGCGGGCTTCGAAAGAAGACCTTGAGAAGTGCGCCGAGCGGATCCGCGCGAACCCGCGCGAGCACATCGCCCAGCCGATGCTCGACCTCTCGACCGCGCCGACGCTCACGTCCGACGGCCTGGAGCCCCGACACGTGGACCTACGGCCGTTCGTCCTGGCCGGTAAAGAAATCTACGTGATGCCGGGCGGCCTGACACGGGTGGCTCTGGTCCAAGGGTCGATGATCGTCAACTCCTCGCAGGGCGGCGGCAGCAAGGACACCTGGGTGCTCCGCGACCCCGCTGGGACCGACTCCTGGAAGGCGCTGACTAGCCACATCAATGGGTCGGCGGCGTCGGCTTGA